A single genomic interval of Mangifera indica cultivar Alphonso chromosome 5, CATAS_Mindica_2.1, whole genome shotgun sequence harbors:
- the LOC123217074 gene encoding fumarate hydratase 1, mitochondrial isoform X1 — MALHIISRRVSGGGPTTSQLVGALRYGSCWRSYATAFRLERDTFGPILVPSDKLWGAQTQRSLQNFDIGGPRERMPEPIVRAFGILKKCAAKVNMEYGLDPEIGKAIMQAAQEVAEGKLADHFPLVIWQTGSGTQSNMNANEVIANRAAEILGHERGEKFVHPNDHVNRSQSSNDTFPTVMHIAAAMEINSRLIPNLSTLHNSLHSKSDEFKDIVKIGRTHTQDATPLTLGQEFSGYTTQVKYGIDRVMCTLPRMYQLAQGGTAVGTGLNTKKGFDVKIAAAVAEETNLPFVTAENKFEALAAHDAFVEASGALNTIATSLMKIANDIRLLGSGPRCGLGELILPENEPGSSIMPGKVNPTQCEALTMVCAQVMGNHVGITVGGSNGHFELNVFKPMIASGLLHSVRLLGDASASFEKNCVRGIQANRERISKLLHESLMLVTSLNPKIGYDNAAAVAKKAHKEGTTLKDAALKLGVLTCEEFDNLVVPEKMIGPSDRLTSS, encoded by the exons ATGGCACTTCATATCATATCGCGGCGAGTCTCTGGTGGCGGACCAACGACTTCGCAATTGGTAGGGGCATTGCGTTATGGCAGTTGTTGGAGATCGTATGCGACCGCATTTAGATTAGAAAGGGACACTTTTGGCCCAATCTTAGTTCCCTCCGATAA GCTTTGGGGGGCACAAACTCAAAGGTCATTGCAGAATTTTGATATTGGCGGCCCGCGTGAGCGAATGCCCGAACCTATTGTTCGGGCCTTTGGCATCCTCAAGAAATGTGCTGCCAAG GTGAATATGGAGTATGGTCTTGATCCGGAAATAGGGAAAGCAATCATGCAAGCCGCACAAGAAGTAGCTGAGGGGAAGTTAGCCGATCATTTCCCGCTTGTCATATGGCAAACTGGCAGTGGCACTCAAAGTAACATGAATGCCAATGAG GTTATTGCTAATAGAGCAGCTGAAATCCTTGGGCATGAACGTGGTGAAAAGTTTGTACACCCAAATGACCATGTTAACAGATCTCAATCTTCTAATGATACATTCCCAACT GTAATGCATATTGCAGCTGCAATGGAAATCAATTCAAGATTAATTCCAAATTTGAGTACCTTGCATAATTCGCTGCATTCAaag TCTGATGAATTTAAGGATATTGTCAAAATTGGGCGCACTCACACTCAAGATGCAACACCTTTGACTCTTGGGCAAGAATTTAGTGGCTATACCACACAA GTGAAGTATGGCATTGACCGAGTCATGTGCACTCTGCCTCGCATGTATCAG CTTGCACAGGGTGGCACCGCTGTAGGAACCGGATTGAACACAAAGAAAGG GTTTGATGTAAAGATTGCTGCAGCTGTAGCTGAGGAAACAAACTTGCCTTTTGTCACAGCAGAAAACAAGTTTGAAGCTTTG GCTGCACATGATGCTTTTGTTGAAGCCAGTGGAGCCCTCAACACAATTGCTACTTCTCTAATGAAAATCGCCAATGACATACGCTTATTAGGAAG CGGTCCACGTTGCGGCCTCGGTGAACTCATTCTGCCTGAAAATGAGCCAGGCAGCAGTATCATGCCT GGAAAAGTCAATCCGACTCAATGTGAAGCACTAACAATGGTCTGCGCTCAG GTTATGGGGAACCATGTGGGCATCACAGTGGGTGGATCAAATGGCCACTTTGAGCTAAATGTATTCAAGCCAATGATTGCTAGTGGTCTCCTACAT TCAGTTAGATTGCTGGGTGACGCATCTGCTTCCTTTGAGAAGAACTGTGTAAGAGGAATTCAGGCCAATAGGGAAAGGATTTCAAAATTACTTCATGAG TCATTGATGCTTGTCACATCCTTGAATCCT AAAATTGGTTATGACAATGCCGCTGCAGTTGCCAAGAAGGCCCACAAGGAGGGAACTACACTGAAG GATGCTGCCTTGAAACTTGGAGTACTCACCTGTGAAGAATTTGATAATCTTGTGGTGCCCGAGAAAATGATTGGCCCATCTGACAGACTGACAAGCTCATGA
- the LOC123217075 gene encoding fumarate hydratase 1, mitochondrial-like, producing the protein MGHYNILPRVSSGRSTTSQSAGALCYRSCRRSYSTAFREESDTFGPILVPSDKLWGAQTQRSLQNFDIGGQRDRMPEPIVRAFGILKKCAAKVNMEYGLDPEIGKAIMQAAQEVAEGKLTDHFPLVIWQTGSGTQSNMNANEVIANRAAEILGHKRGEKFVHPNDRVNRSQSSNDTFPTVMHIAAAMEINSRLIPNLSTLHNSLHLKSIEFKDIVKIGRTHTQDATPLTLGQEFSGYTTQVKYGIDRVMSTLPRIYQLAQGGTAVGTGLNTKNGFDVKIAATVAEETNLPFVTAENKFEALAAHDAFVETSGALNTIATSLMKIVNDIRLLGSGPRCGLGELILPENEPGSSIMPGKVNPTQCEALTMVCAQVMGNHVGITVGGSNGHFELNVFKPMIASGLLHMIDP; encoded by the exons atgggACATTATAATATATTGCCGCGAGTCTCTAGTGGCAGATCAACGACTTCGCAATCGGCAGGGGCATTGTGTTATCGCAGTTGTAGGAGATCGTATTCAACCGCGTTTAGGGAAGAAAGCGACACTTTTGGCCCTATCTTAGTTCCCTCCGATAA GCTTTGGGGGGCACAAACTCAAAGGTCATTGCAGAATTTTGATATTGGCGGCCAGCGTGATCGAATGCCCGAACCTATTGTTCGGGCGTTTGGCATCCTCAAGAAATGTGCTGCCAAG GTGAATATGGAGTATGGTCTTGATCCAGAAATAGGGAAAGCAATCATGCAAGCCGCACAAGAAGTAGCTGAGGGGAAGTTAACTGATCATTTTCCACTTGTCATATGGCAAACTGGCAGTGGCACTCAAAGTAACATGAATGCCAATGAG GTTATTGCTAATAGGGCGGCTGAAATCCTTGGGCATAAGCGTGGTGAAAAGTTTGTTCATCCAAACGACCGTGTTAACAGATCTCAATCTTCTAACGACACATTCCCAACT GTAATGCATATTGCTGCTGCAATGGaaataaattcaagattaatTCCAAATTTGAGTACCTTGCATAATTCACTACATTTAAAG tCCATTGAATTTAAGGATATTGTCAAAATTGGGCGCACTCACACTCAAGATGCAACACCTTTGACTCTGGGGCAAGAATTTAGTGGCTATACGACACAA GTGAAGTATGGCATTGACCGAGTCATGTCCACTCTGCCTCGCATTTATCAG CTTGCACAGGGTGGCACAGCTGTAGGAACCGGATTGAACACAAAGAATGG GTTTGATGTAAAGATTGCTGCAACAGTAGCCGAGGAAACAAACTTGCCTTTTGTCACAGCAGAAAACAAGTTTGAAGCTTTG GCTGCGCATGATGCTTTTGTTGAAACCAGTGGAGCCCTCAACACAATTGCTACTTCTCTAATGAAAATCGTCAATGACATACGCTTATTAGGAAG TGGTCCACGTTGCGGCCTTGGTGAACTCATTCTTCCTGAAAATGAGCCAGGCAGTAGTATCATGCCT GGAAAAGTCAATCCGACTCAATGTGAAGCACTCACAATGGTCTGCGCTCAG GTTATGGGGAACCATGTGGGCATCACAGTGGGTGGATCAAATGGCCACTTTGAGCTGAATGTATTCAAGCCAATGATTGCTAGTGGTCTCTTACAT ATGATAGATCCCTGA
- the LOC123217074 gene encoding fumarate hydratase 1, mitochondrial isoform X2 — protein sequence MALHIISRRVSGGGPTTSQLVGALRYGSCWRSYATAFRLERDTFGPILVPSDKLWGAQTQRSLQNFDIGGPRERMPEPIVRAFGILKKCAAKVNMEYGLDPEIGKAIMQAAQEVAEGKLADHFPLVIWQTGSGTQSNMNANEVIANRAAEILGHERGEKFVHPNDHVNRSQSSNDTFPTVMHIAAAMEINSRLIPNLSTLHNSLHSKSDEFKDIVKIGRTHTQDATPLTLGQEFSGYTTQVKYGIDRVMCTLPRMYQLAQGGTAVGTGLNTKKGFDVKIAAAVAEETNLPFVTAENKFEALAAHDAFVEASGALNTIATSLMKIANDIRLLGSGPRCGLGELILPENEPGSSIMPGKVNPTQCEALTMVCAQVMGNHVGITVGGSNGHFELNVFKPMIASGLLHSVRLLGDASASFEKNCVRGIQANRERISKLLHESLMLVTSLNPKIGYDNAAAVAKKAHKEGTTLKDAALELGVLTCEEFDNLVVPEKMIGPSY from the exons ATGGCACTTCATATCATATCGCGGCGAGTCTCTGGTGGCGGACCAACGACTTCGCAATTGGTAGGGGCATTGCGTTATGGCAGTTGTTGGAGATCGTATGCGACCGCATTTAGATTAGAAAGGGACACTTTTGGCCCAATCTTAGTTCCCTCCGATAA GCTTTGGGGGGCACAAACTCAAAGGTCATTGCAGAATTTTGATATTGGCGGCCCGCGTGAGCGAATGCCCGAACCTATTGTTCGGGCCTTTGGCATCCTCAAGAAATGTGCTGCCAAG GTGAATATGGAGTATGGTCTTGATCCGGAAATAGGGAAAGCAATCATGCAAGCCGCACAAGAAGTAGCTGAGGGGAAGTTAGCCGATCATTTCCCGCTTGTCATATGGCAAACTGGCAGTGGCACTCAAAGTAACATGAATGCCAATGAG GTTATTGCTAATAGAGCAGCTGAAATCCTTGGGCATGAACGTGGTGAAAAGTTTGTACACCCAAATGACCATGTTAACAGATCTCAATCTTCTAATGATACATTCCCAACT GTAATGCATATTGCAGCTGCAATGGAAATCAATTCAAGATTAATTCCAAATTTGAGTACCTTGCATAATTCGCTGCATTCAaag TCTGATGAATTTAAGGATATTGTCAAAATTGGGCGCACTCACACTCAAGATGCAACACCTTTGACTCTTGGGCAAGAATTTAGTGGCTATACCACACAA GTGAAGTATGGCATTGACCGAGTCATGTGCACTCTGCCTCGCATGTATCAG CTTGCACAGGGTGGCACCGCTGTAGGAACCGGATTGAACACAAAGAAAGG GTTTGATGTAAAGATTGCTGCAGCTGTAGCTGAGGAAACAAACTTGCCTTTTGTCACAGCAGAAAACAAGTTTGAAGCTTTG GCTGCACATGATGCTTTTGTTGAAGCCAGTGGAGCCCTCAACACAATTGCTACTTCTCTAATGAAAATCGCCAATGACATACGCTTATTAGGAAG CGGTCCACGTTGCGGCCTCGGTGAACTCATTCTGCCTGAAAATGAGCCAGGCAGCAGTATCATGCCT GGAAAAGTCAATCCGACTCAATGTGAAGCACTAACAATGGTCTGCGCTCAG GTTATGGGGAACCATGTGGGCATCACAGTGGGTGGATCAAATGGCCACTTTGAGCTAAATGTATTCAAGCCAATGATTGCTAGTGGTCTCCTACAT TCAGTTAGATTGCTGGGTGACGCATCTGCTTCCTTTGAGAAGAACTGTGTAAGAGGAATTCAGGCCAATAGGGAAAGGATTTCAAAATTACTTCATGAG TCATTGATGCTTGTCACTTCCTTGAATCCC AAAATTGGTTATGACAATGCCGCTGCAGTTGCCAAGAAGGCCCACAAGGAGGGAACTACACTGAAG GATGCTGCCTTGGAACTTGGAGTACTGACCTGTGAAGAATTTGATAATCTTGTGGTGCCCGAGAAAATGATTGGTCCATCTTACTGA